The uncultured Desulfuromonas sp. genome has a segment encoding these proteins:
- a CDS encoding ATP-binding protein — translation MRNGTRWGIKTFPQKDENGNITNVIEVASDITESSIMREEAMRSARLASLGELSAGIAHEINNPNGVIMQNAPIIREMLESLLPILDDYVRDHGDFTVGRMPYSRIRDKFLQLPRRVQDSSQRIKAIVDDLKDFVRDEGHQEAQNRADLNYALEAAVRLTNNTVKKATNHFTVNYAENLPPFAGSVQRIEQVIVNLIMNACQALPDMEASIVVQTGYDAKNNQVELEIIDQGCGISAENIAKVTNPFFTTKRETGGTGLGLSISSRIIEEHGGHLTIDSVVDSGTAITISLPCYKEDA, via the coding sequence ATGCGCAACGGTACCCGTTGGGGAATTAAAACGTTTCCGCAAAAAGATGAAAACGGCAATATTACCAACGTGATTGAGGTGGCCAGTGATATTACCGAGTCGAGCATTATGCGTGAAGAAGCGATGCGCTCGGCACGGCTGGCTTCGTTGGGTGAACTCTCAGCCGGCATTGCCCACGAAATCAACAACCCCAACGGCGTGATTATGCAGAATGCGCCCATCATCCGTGAAATGTTGGAGTCGCTGTTGCCGATTCTTGATGATTATGTTCGCGATCATGGTGATTTTACCGTTGGCCGCATGCCTTACAGCCGCATACGTGACAAGTTTCTTCAATTGCCCCGTCGGGTGCAAGACAGCAGCCAGCGGATTAAGGCCATCGTTGATGATTTGAAAGACTTTGTCCGCGATGAAGGCCATCAGGAGGCGCAAAACCGGGCTGATTTGAATTACGCACTCGAGGCTGCCGTGCGCCTGACCAACAATACGGTGAAGAAAGCCACCAATCACTTTACGGTGAACTATGCTGAAAATTTGCCCCCCTTTGCCGGTTCCGTGCAACGCATTGAGCAGGTGATTGTCAATTTGATTATGAACGCCTGTCAGGCCTTACCGGACATGGAGGCCTCCATTGTTGTGCAGACGGGTTATGATGCCAAAAATAACCAGGTTGAATTGGAGATCATTGATCAGGGCTGTGGCATCAGCGCAGAGAATATCGCTAAAGTCACCAATCCGTTTTTTACGACGAAAAGGGAGACCGGCGGAACAGGCTTAGGTCTGTCGATCTCATCACGCATTATTGAAGAACATGGTGGTCATCTGACGATTGACAGTGTTGTCGATTCCGGTACTGCAATCACGATATCGTTGCCGTGTTACAAGGAGGACGCATGA
- a CDS encoding sigma-54 dependent transcriptional regulator, with translation MTGSGLYPKFPVLLVDDEIEWLESFSFTLEYQAGITHIVTCNQSHEVMSLLKKRSFSLVILDMTMPPPTGEQLLPLITQEYPDIPVVVLSGLNQLDTAVNCMKLGATDYYTKTAEISHLMAGLKRILTEQDLRREVQTLKNGLLSDGVNHPDVFEEIVTRSPMMIAVFKYLEAVAGSCEPVLIIGESGAGKELIAKAVHRLSCPDAPWVAVNVAGLDDTAFSDTLFGHVRGAFTGADRPREGMIAKAAGGVLFLDEIGDLSLQSQVKLLRLLQEKEYFALGSDAPRQVEARIICATNCDLGEKQQSGAFRKDLYYRLCSHQVVLPPLRERREDLPLLLNHFLEQAAEQLNKAVPTYPPQLPVLLSTYRFPGNIRELRGMVYDALSQHQQGILSMDVFRQAITVDEQGEPANTCCPTAGQVIFPEQLPTLDELAGQLVVEAMKRSQGNQSIASKLLGISQPALSRRLKKSSESSA, from the coding sequence ATGACAGGTTCGGGGCTTTATCCAAAATTTCCGGTATTGCTGGTCGATGACGAGATTGAGTGGTTGGAAAGCTTCAGCTTTACCCTGGAATATCAGGCGGGAATCACTCATATCGTGACCTGCAATCAGAGCCATGAGGTGATGTCACTGTTGAAGAAGAGATCCTTCAGTCTGGTGATTCTCGACATGACCATGCCGCCGCCGACGGGGGAACAGTTGCTGCCGTTGATTACCCAGGAGTATCCGGATATCCCGGTGGTTGTGCTCAGTGGACTCAATCAACTCGACACGGCTGTCAACTGCATGAAGCTCGGGGCCACCGATTATTATACGAAAACGGCGGAAATCAGTCATCTGATGGCGGGGTTGAAACGCATCCTTACTGAACAGGATTTGCGGCGCGAGGTGCAAACGCTGAAAAACGGCTTGCTCAGTGATGGGGTGAATCATCCTGACGTGTTTGAAGAGATTGTGACGCGCAGCCCGATGATGATTGCGGTGTTTAAATACCTTGAGGCCGTCGCGGGCAGCTGTGAGCCCGTTCTGATCATTGGTGAGTCCGGAGCGGGTAAGGAGTTAATTGCCAAAGCTGTCCACCGGTTGAGTTGTCCCGATGCCCCCTGGGTGGCCGTTAATGTTGCCGGATTGGATGACACCGCTTTCAGCGATACTTTGTTCGGCCATGTCCGTGGTGCCTTTACCGGTGCGGACAGGCCGCGCGAAGGGATGATCGCCAAGGCTGCCGGAGGCGTGTTGTTCCTTGATGAGATCGGCGATCTGTCGTTGCAATCTCAGGTGAAATTGTTGCGCCTGTTGCAGGAAAAGGAATATTTCGCTCTGGGCAGTGATGCGCCGCGCCAGGTGGAAGCGCGAATCATCTGTGCAACCAATTGCGATCTTGGTGAAAAACAGCAGTCCGGTGCGTTTCGTAAAGATCTGTATTATCGTTTGTGTTCGCATCAGGTGGTCTTACCGCCGTTGCGGGAACGCCGTGAAGATCTCCCCTTGTTGCTCAATCATTTTCTTGAACAGGCGGCCGAACAATTAAATAAAGCTGTACCGACCTATCCACCCCAATTGCCGGTTCTGTTGTCAACGTATCGTTTTCCTGGGAATATCCGTGAGTTGCGCGGCATGGTCTACGATGCTTTGAGCCAGCACCAGCAGGGTATTCTTTCAATGGACGTTTTTCGTCAGGCCATTACGGTTGACGAACAGGGGGAACCCGCAAACACCTGTTGTCCTACTGCCGGCCAGGTGATCTTTCCCGAACAGCTTCCGACGTTGGATGAACTTGCCGGACAATTGGTTGTCGAAGCCATGAAACGTTCTCAGGGCAATCAGTCCATTGCCTCAAAGCTTCTGGGGATTTCCCAACCCGCATTAAGTCGTCGCTTGAAAAAATCCTCTGAGTCTTCCGCCTGA
- a CDS encoding methyl-accepting chemotaxis protein, whose amino-acid sequence MKNLNVSMKIFVLSMALVVGFTLTVGWVYSRLKDNLYHGKNVEIQHTVESAWSVVDHYAQEYKAGTMSLEDAQSAARQAISHMRFDQGNNYFWIQDATPTMVMHPIKPELDGKSLSGITDPNGKALFVEMARVAGKDGEGYVEYQWSKPGATKPVGKASFVKLQPDWGWIVGAGLYLDDIQAELNAIFYAVLAVVGVVVILAMVLVYFVSRGISRPLKHAVEMLSSLEGGQLSSRMNLNQKDEVGQMAITMDKFADSLQNDIVASLRKLADGNLNFDVVPHSDKDEIRSALKELGNDMNEIMSQVQVAGEQIAAGSTEVSDSSQALSQGATESASSLEEISASMQELSSQIKLSADNAGQASQLAGQARTAADNGKDSMQDMIGAMDDISASGQDIAKIIKVIDEIAFQTNLLALNAAVEAARAGQHGKGFAVVAEEVRNLAARSAKAASETAELIEGSVKKAENGVTIADRTASGFNDIVDSIVKVTDLVAEIASASNEQAQGIQQVSIGLSQIDQVTQQNTASAEEGAAAAEELSSQADQLRQMLGRFVLKKGHGRAVVYQPEPAPAPVGWQEPDVPVERVAYERKPHAVAAERALPGSAQNSGWGETTGH is encoded by the coding sequence ATGAAGAACTTGAACGTTTCAATGAAAATTTTTGTGCTGAGCATGGCTCTGGTCGTCGGCTTTACGCTGACGGTCGGCTGGGTCTACAGCCGCCTTAAAGACAATCTTTACCATGGCAAAAACGTTGAAATTCAGCACACGGTTGAGAGTGCCTGGAGTGTTGTCGATCATTATGCCCAAGAGTACAAAGCCGGTACCATGAGTCTCGAAGACGCGCAGAGCGCCGCCAGGCAGGCGATCAGTCACATGCGGTTCGACCAAGGCAACAACTACTTCTGGATTCAGGACGCCACCCCGACCATGGTGATGCACCCGATCAAACCGGAACTCGACGGCAAGAGCCTCAGCGGCATCACTGATCCCAATGGTAAAGCGCTGTTCGTTGAAATGGCCCGAGTCGCCGGCAAGGATGGTGAAGGTTATGTTGAGTACCAATGGAGCAAACCTGGAGCGACCAAGCCCGTCGGTAAAGCGTCGTTTGTCAAACTGCAGCCTGATTGGGGTTGGATCGTCGGCGCCGGACTCTACCTTGACGACATTCAGGCCGAACTCAATGCCATCTTCTATGCCGTACTAGCCGTGGTCGGCGTCGTGGTTATCTTGGCGATGGTTCTGGTGTATTTCGTCTCTCGCGGGATTTCCCGGCCACTGAAACATGCCGTCGAGATGTTATCCAGCCTCGAAGGTGGTCAGTTATCCTCCCGGATGAACTTGAATCAAAAAGACGAAGTGGGGCAGATGGCCATCACCATGGACAAATTTGCCGACAGCCTGCAAAACGACATTGTCGCCTCATTGCGCAAACTCGCCGACGGCAACCTCAACTTTGACGTGGTTCCCCACAGCGACAAAGACGAGATTCGCAGTGCCCTCAAAGAGCTGGGCAACGACATGAACGAAATCATGTCCCAGGTGCAGGTCGCCGGCGAGCAGATTGCCGCCGGGTCCACCGAAGTCTCCGATTCCAGTCAGGCCTTATCACAAGGTGCCACGGAATCCGCCAGTTCCCTCGAAGAGATCTCCGCCTCCATGCAGGAGCTCAGCAGCCAGATTAAGCTCAGCGCCGATAACGCCGGCCAGGCCAGCCAGCTCGCCGGACAGGCGCGCACCGCGGCGGACAACGGCAAAGACAGCATGCAGGACATGATCGGCGCCATGGACGACATCAGCGCTTCCGGACAGGACATCGCCAAGATCATCAAAGTGATCGACGAGATTGCCTTTCAAACCAATCTTCTCGCCCTCAACGCCGCCGTCGAAGCCGCCCGAGCCGGGCAGCACGGCAAAGGATTCGCCGTTGTCGCCGAAGAAGTACGCAACCTGGCCGCCCGCAGTGCCAAAGCCGCCAGCGAAACCGCTGAACTGATCGAAGGCTCCGTCAAGAAAGCTGAAAACGGCGTCACCATAGCCGATCGCACCGCCAGTGGCTTCAACGACATCGTTGACAGCATTGTCAAAGTCACCGACCTGGTCGCTGAGATCGCCTCGGCCAGCAACGAGCAGGCCCAAGGTATCCAGCAGGTCAGTATCGGTTTAAGCCAGATCGATCAGGTCACCCAGCAGAACACCGCCAGTGCCGAAGAGGGCGCTGCCGCGGCCGAAGAGTTGTCCAGCCAGGCCGATCAACTGCGCCAGATGCTGGGACGCTTCGTCCTCAAAAAAGGCCATGGTCGTGCGGTTGTGTATCAACCTGAGCCTGCACCTGCTCCGGTAGGGTGGCAAGAGCCCGACGTTCCGGTAGAGCGGGTGGCTTATGAGCGTAAACCCCATGCGGTTGCGGCGGAACGCGCATTGCCTGGTTCCGCGCAAAACAGTGGCTGGGGAGAGACAACAGGACATTAG
- a CDS encoding chemotaxis protein CheW, with the protein MSQEMVSTHNNHMVETVDVSHKDLYLTFQIGSEDFGIDIAHVIEIIGIQRITVVPDMPHYIKGVINLRGKVISVMDVRLRFGMEQREYDERTCVVVVNVGEDTVGLIVDRVNEVVEIGRKQIQPVPHLQKNEDYIMGLGKLGDDVKILIDVDRLVREDDLVEAA; encoded by the coding sequence ATGAGTCAGGAAATGGTCAGCACACACAATAACCATATGGTAGAAACTGTCGATGTATCACATAAAGATCTCTATTTGACCTTTCAGATCGGCAGTGAGGACTTTGGTATCGATATTGCCCATGTGATTGAAATTATCGGTATTCAAAGGATTACGGTGGTGCCGGATATGCCCCATTATATTAAGGGGGTGATCAATCTACGCGGTAAGGTGATTTCCGTGATGGACGTGCGACTACGCTTTGGCATGGAACAACGTGAATATGACGAGCGGACCTGCGTGGTGGTCGTCAATGTCGGTGAAGATACCGTCGGCCTGATTGTTGATCGGGTCAATGAGGTTGTTGAAATTGGCCGCAAACAGATTCAGCCTGTTCCGCATTTGCAGAAAAATGAGGATTATATTATGGGACTGGGCAAGTTAGGGGATGACGTGAAGATCCTCATTGATGTCGACCGACTCGTCAGAGAAGATGATCTGGTGGAAGCGGCATAG
- a CDS encoding substrate-binding domain-containing protein, whose amino-acid sequence MNRILVMLLLPVLLLMFGCDTPQYPAVEDTVKKELLIYCGMTMVKPVLELAAHFEEQENCIVKLTYGGSNHLKRSIEINQIGDLYFPGEKSFIEELSDKGIVTETSELGYNKAALFVQHDNPQKLSGDLHNLMDAHLHVVIGSDNSGSIGRETRRILEQAGIYQNVVDNALYLTTDSKGLVKAVRSKEADLVINWQAVLYLDDNNDYMTVLPIADEYIKKQPLVLGLLCYSRQKDLARKFMALASSTVGQDTFKRYGFKD is encoded by the coding sequence ATGAATCGCATTCTGGTTATGCTGCTACTCCCAGTGCTGTTGCTGATGTTTGGTTGTGATACCCCACAGTATCCTGCCGTTGAGGATACCGTAAAAAAGGAACTATTGATCTACTGCGGGATGACGATGGTCAAACCCGTGTTGGAATTGGCCGCCCACTTCGAAGAACAGGAAAATTGTATCGTCAAATTGACCTACGGTGGCTCCAATCATCTCAAACGTTCTATTGAAATCAATCAAATCGGGGATCTTTATTTCCCTGGCGAAAAATCATTTATCGAAGAATTGTCGGATAAAGGGATCGTCACTGAAACGAGCGAACTCGGCTATAACAAAGCGGCCCTGTTCGTACAGCACGACAATCCGCAAAAACTCTCCGGAGATTTACACAATTTGATGGATGCGCATCTCCATGTTGTTATCGGCAGTGATAACTCCGGGTCTATTGGCCGAGAAACGCGACGGATTCTCGAACAGGCTGGGATTTATCAGAACGTTGTCGATAACGCCCTTTACCTGACAACGGATTCAAAAGGCCTGGTCAAGGCCGTTCGCAGCAAAGAAGCGGATCTCGTCATCAACTGGCAGGCCGTTCTTTATCTTGATGACAATAACGACTATATGACCGTGTTGCCCATTGCCGACGAATACATCAAAAAACAGCCTCTGGTTCTTGGGTTGTTATGTTACAGCCGACAAAAGGACCTGGCGCGTAAATTTATGGCATTGGCATCATCGACCGTTGGGCAGGACACCTTTAAACGCTATGGTTTTAAGGATTAG
- a CDS encoding PAS domain S-box protein yields the protein MMVRSLKKNIIAQIVLLLSAVLLVFAGLKIENLLMVRRIDYLHQLVTNEISKVELSHDVQKKLLSIHNELNSLAKANTTAEIEHACEALDNLRDQTNDALKIIEQGGTWLYSFQVNFGGEEIISRPLDYVNHLKGRVNLQVIELRAKLVELDDLAAELKELVEEKVAFFATHDDAAVDASFRKIHLYSKGIEPFFVRILENSNRIYYESWQEMERLKQIYVQTSRNYAIRKDVIRGAAVIFILLLGGIIIRSSRQLLAERDAYQHQLLESKENLELTVQQRTAELEKEVVERQQAQAQVSQQADFLFNSIEALSHPFYVIDVETYQVVLANSAAGEFGDRELMHGCNLPTCHFMSHGQETPCSGEEHPCPLQMVKETRRPVIVEHVHANESGEITIVEVHGYPVFDADGTLVQMIEYCLDVTDKKNAEIALQQANDRLEDKVLERTRELEEQIKWRQRTQKLLADSEKHYRRLIDTISDIITIIDEHGVISYVSPSGERISGVSCHVLTGQNIRHLVHPDDLPLFDIKNLYQQHHDKRTFEYRMRGKGGQYCYLESIIQTFEDDGHSRTYMLCSRDVTERKRAEEETRNLRMIVDQLPSSVVMTDTEGAIEYVNSAFEELTGYQFAEVAGENPRVLKSEKTPEPVFKQMWETITTGDVWRGEVVNRKKNGELYTENILVIPIKNSLGENRHYVAVKENITELKRAQQAAEKANKAKSHFLSRMSHELRTPLNAINGFSRLMLKSKKNPLNEKQEEMTGQIYAAGNHLLSLINEILDLARIESGELSLSIEAIDPGQMIKECLALVQPLMNEKQISISTRLPETLPLLSADLTRAKQVLLNLLSNAAKYNRNHGSILLTLSQIRPGLLRFDVEDSGIGIASDKHKDIFTPFTRVVDNPDAIEGTGIGMTISKQLVETMGGEIGFTSALGVGSTFWFTLPTVTTPSGIEPQRTPVVNNAMAVVELGVSRESYRVLYIEDNAANVRFMQSCFDEWAQFSLEVAFTGNAGVDAAVKGRPDLILLDLNLPDMDGFHVYRKLKALAETEFIPVVAVTADAMENTVRKVYKLGFSGYLAKPVDLDQLLQVMNTLLKGGHDENEQ from the coding sequence ATGATGGTGCGCTCTCTGAAAAAGAATATTATTGCGCAGATTGTTCTTTTATTAAGTGCGGTCTTGCTGGTCTTTGCCGGATTGAAAATAGAAAATCTTCTGATGGTGCGAAGAATCGACTATTTACATCAGTTGGTGACCAATGAAATCTCGAAGGTCGAGCTCTCGCATGATGTGCAGAAGAAACTATTGTCTATTCATAACGAGCTCAACAGTCTGGCCAAAGCCAATACCACCGCTGAGATAGAACATGCCTGTGAGGCTCTGGACAATTTGCGCGATCAGACCAATGATGCCTTGAAAATCATTGAACAGGGAGGAACCTGGTTATATTCATTTCAGGTTAATTTTGGCGGAGAGGAAATCATCTCTCGTCCTTTGGACTATGTCAATCACCTGAAGGGTCGGGTCAATTTACAGGTGATTGAACTCAGAGCCAAGCTGGTTGAACTGGATGATCTCGCCGCCGAGTTAAAGGAGCTTGTCGAGGAGAAAGTCGCTTTTTTTGCCACGCATGACGATGCGGCTGTTGATGCATCGTTCCGGAAGATCCATCTGTACAGCAAAGGAATTGAACCATTTTTTGTCAGGATTCTGGAAAATTCCAACCGGATTTATTATGAAAGCTGGCAAGAGATGGAGCGGCTCAAGCAGATCTATGTGCAGACTTCTCGTAACTATGCCATAAGAAAGGATGTTATCCGGGGAGCCGCGGTTATCTTCATTCTCTTATTGGGCGGTATCATCATTCGCTCAAGTCGCCAGTTGCTTGCTGAACGTGATGCGTATCAACATCAGCTGCTAGAGAGCAAGGAAAATCTTGAGTTAACCGTTCAGCAACGTACTGCGGAGCTGGAAAAAGAGGTGGTTGAACGCCAACAGGCCCAGGCGCAAGTGTCACAACAGGCTGATTTTCTTTTTAATTCGATCGAAGCCTTGAGTCATCCTTTTTATGTGATCGATGTCGAAACCTATCAGGTGGTTTTGGCCAACAGCGCCGCCGGTGAGTTCGGTGATCGAGAGTTGATGCACGGTTGTAATTTGCCCACCTGTCATTTCATGTCTCATGGTCAAGAAACACCGTGTTCCGGAGAGGAGCATCCCTGTCCGTTGCAAATGGTTAAAGAAACGCGCCGGCCGGTGATTGTCGAACATGTCCACGCAAATGAGAGTGGAGAGATAACCATTGTTGAGGTGCACGGTTATCCGGTCTTTGATGCGGATGGCACCTTGGTGCAGATGATCGAATATTGTCTGGATGTAACGGACAAAAAGAATGCTGAAATCGCGCTGCAACAGGCCAATGACAGGCTTGAAGATAAAGTTCTCGAACGCACCCGTGAACTGGAAGAACAGATTAAATGGCGTCAGCGTACTCAGAAACTGCTTGCCGACAGTGAAAAACATTACCGGCGCCTGATCGATACGATTTCCGACATTATTACCATCATTGACGAACATGGGGTGATCTCTTATGTGAGTCCTTCCGGGGAAAGGATCAGTGGCGTCTCCTGCCATGTCCTGACCGGGCAGAACATCCGTCATCTGGTCCATCCGGATGACCTACCTCTTTTCGATATCAAAAACCTCTATCAACAACATCATGACAAACGCACCTTTGAATACCGGATGCGAGGCAAGGGGGGCCAATACTGCTATCTGGAATCAATTATCCAGACGTTTGAAGATGACGGTCATTCTCGCACCTACATGTTGTGTTCTCGCGATGTTACTGAGCGCAAAAGGGCCGAAGAGGAGACACGCAATCTGCGCATGATTGTCGATCAATTGCCGAGCAGTGTCGTTATGACCGACACCGAAGGCGCCATCGAATATGTCAATTCAGCCTTCGAAGAGCTGACGGGTTACCAATTTGCCGAAGTTGCCGGAGAAAATCCACGAGTTCTCAAATCGGAAAAAACTCCGGAGCCTGTTTTCAAGCAGATGTGGGAAACCATTACGACCGGAGATGTCTGGCGCGGCGAGGTTGTTAACCGTAAAAAAAATGGTGAATTATACACGGAAAATATTCTGGTGATTCCGATTAAAAATTCACTCGGTGAAAATCGCCACTATGTTGCCGTTAAAGAAAATATTACCGAGTTGAAACGCGCCCAACAAGCCGCGGAAAAGGCCAATAAGGCCAAGTCGCACTTTTTGTCCCGCATGAGTCATGAACTACGAACACCGTTAAATGCGATCAACGGTTTTTCCCGCTTGATGCTCAAAAGTAAAAAAAATCCGCTCAATGAAAAACAGGAGGAGATGACCGGCCAGATCTACGCGGCGGGCAATCATCTGTTGAGCTTGATCAATGAAATTCTCGATCTGGCACGCATTGAATCGGGTGAGCTGTCTCTTTCCATTGAAGCGATTGATCCCGGCCAGATGATCAAAGAGTGTCTGGCACTGGTGCAGCCGCTGATGAACGAAAAACAGATCAGCATCTCCACCCGACTCCCGGAAACACTGCCGCTGTTGAGTGCTGATCTGACCCGAGCCAAACAGGTGCTGCTTAATTTGCTTTCCAATGCCGCAAAGTACAATCGCAATCACGGCAGCATTCTCCTGACACTGAGCCAAATACGGCCGGGGCTGCTGCGTTTTGATGTTGAGGACAGCGGCATCGGTATTGCTTCCGACAAGCACAAGGATATTTTTACCCCGTTTACCCGTGTCGTGGACAATCCTGATGCCATTGAAGGAACCGGCATCGGCATGACCATCTCCAAACAGTTGGTCGAAACCATGGGGGGGGAGATCGGCTTTACCAGTGCGTTGGGCGTCGGCAGTACCTTCTGGTTTACGTTGCCGACGGTGACGACACCCTCCGGCATCGAACCGCAACGCACGCCTGTGGTCAATAACGCCATGGCAGTTGTTGAACTGGGCGTCAGCCGAGAATCCTATCGCGTTCTCTATATTGAGGACAATGCGGCCAATGTGCGTTTTATGCAGAGTTGTTTCGATGAGTGGGCACAGTTTTCTTTGGAGGTTGCATTCACCGGAAACGCGGGTGTTGATGCCGCTGTCAAGGGGCGCCCGGATTTGATCTTATTGGACTTGAACCTTCCTGATATGGATGGATTTCATGTTTACCGAAAACTCAAAGCCCTGGCGGAAACTGAATTTATTCCGGTGGTTGCCGTAACGGCTGATGCCATGGAGAACACGGTGCGCAAAGTCTATAAATTGGGCTTTTCCGGTTATCTTGCAAAACCGGTCGACCTTGATCAACTTTTGCAGGTGATGAACACCCTGCTCAAAGGAGGGCATGATGAAAATGAACAATGA
- a CDS encoding HD domain-containing phosphohydrolase, with the protein MMKMNNEETAVVPDHAVMNDFSEANILIVDDNPANVALLEAILEDENFDHLVGVTDPYQVVPLCRQQRFDLILLDIRMPGISGIDVMHQLKEVTANDFLPIIVLTAQTDPETRQQALEAGAKDFLTKPFEDWEVLLRIRNTLQTRWYYTREVNRGDLLEDEVRRRTEEIRATQFEIVQRLGVAGELKDNETGAHVQRMSEVCSFLAKKYGKDQHYCELLRYASTMHDVGKIGIPDHVLLKPGKLTEDEWGIMKQHPEIGARIIGNNPSALIQLARETALYHHEKWDGSGYPFGMRGEAIPLSARLAAISDVFDALTSERPYKQAWSTEQAVAELRRESGRHFDPDIVDLFIEHLPEILSIRAGCPTL; encoded by the coding sequence ATGATGAAAATGAACAATGAAGAAACAGCCGTTGTGCCCGATCATGCCGTTATGAATGATTTCAGCGAGGCAAACATTCTCATTGTTGACGACAACCCGGCCAACGTGGCCCTGCTCGAAGCTATTCTGGAAGATGAGAACTTTGACCATCTGGTCGGTGTGACGGATCCGTATCAGGTTGTTCCTTTGTGTCGGCAGCAACGTTTTGACCTGATCCTCCTGGATATCCGCATGCCCGGCATATCGGGGATAGACGTCATGCATCAGTTGAAAGAGGTCACGGCCAACGATTTTTTGCCGATTATTGTGCTTACCGCACAGACGGATCCGGAAACCCGTCAGCAAGCCCTCGAAGCCGGTGCCAAGGATTTTTTGACCAAACCGTTTGAAGACTGGGAGGTGCTGTTACGCATCCGCAATACCTTGCAAACGCGATGGTATTATACCCGCGAGGTCAATCGTGGTGATTTGCTCGAAGACGAAGTGCGCAGGCGGACCGAGGAAATTCGTGCCACTCAATTCGAGATCGTCCAGCGTTTGGGTGTCGCCGGTGAATTGAAGGACAATGAAACCGGTGCCCATGTGCAGCGCATGAGCGAAGTCTGTTCTTTTCTGGCGAAAAAATACGGTAAAGATCAACACTACTGTGAGTTGTTACGCTATGCCAGCACCATGCACGATGTGGGCAAAATCGGCATTCCCGATCATGTGCTGCTCAAACCGGGAAAGTTAACCGAAGACGAATGGGGTATTATGAAGCAGCATCCTGAGATCGGGGCGCGCATTATCGGCAACAATCCTTCAGCACTGATTCAGCTGGCGCGGGAAACCGCCCTGTATCATCATGAAAAATGGGATGGCAGCGGTTATCCTTTTGGAATGCGTGGTGAGGCCATTCCGCTAAGCGCGCGCCTTGCCGCGATCAGTGATGTTTTTGACGCGTTGACCTCCGAGCGCCCTTATAAGCAGGCGTGGAGCACGGAACAGGCTGTTGCTGAATTAAGGCGGGAGTCCGGTCGTCATTTTGATCCTGATATTGTCGATCTGTTCATTGAACACCTGCCGGAGATTCTCTCGATTCGGGCAGGCTGTCCGACTTTGTAA